The genomic segment TCTGATATTTTGCCACTAGAAATCGATTAGCAACACTCTTCCATTGCCCATATCGAAATGAATGTCTAAACTCAAAAGACTCGAAgaatataaaattttcaacaCATTACCATTTATAGACAATACTAACACAGAGTCTATTTTTAGCATTTAACCAGTTCGCCTAAATTTTTACCAACACGTGGCAGCAGCTTATAAGCTGACAATAACTCGACAAAATGTATAGTTGTAACGTTTGGCCGTCTCCCTTAAATATAAACATCTGGAAGAATTTCAGAGTCCAATGGACAAATATGTCTAAACATATAAATAGCATCTTCATGACATGTCCGACAGATTAGAACATTACTGCATGATCATACAAGAGATCAAATGACCATACAGAAACACAAGGTGAATCAATCTACCTGTTCAAAGAACAGCTTCAATCTAAAACTCATGTCAATTGAATTAGTAAAAATCAGCACTTTCTTTTGAACCAGCTCCAACTTCAAGAGTGCAAGAACATGCACAAGTTTATCACGAGCACTGCATGAAATCTGATAAGTAAAAACATCAAGGGAAAAACGAGAGAAAACTCCACCGTAATAAATATGGTGAGGCAATGTTTACCTTGGAAACAAAATACATTTATTCAGACTAGAAAATTCGCAATTAACACTAGATGAGAAATTGACAATTGCTTACATAAAACTGCTGGACATTCTTGGGGACAATATCATCCTTTACATTCCCGACTTCAGGCAGAGTCAAGATGTAGGGATTGTGTAGGATAAGCTTTTTTAACTTTTCAACATCATCACTGCAAATATTCATACAAAAAAGAAGTCAGATTTTGCTTACTTCTTAGTTTGTGGAAACAGataaagaatctatccaaaaaaaaaagatttaatttcaaacaacCTTACTAAATTAAAATGCAAGAGAAGGAGAAAGATTTGTAATAGAAGGGAAAAAACAACCAAAAAAAATCTACAATTGTCCATTAGCCTCAATACAATACTCACAGAAGAcattcaaaataaacaagaattttATAACAAAATATACACAATAAGCACTTTATCTAGGCATACACCCAGGAAACCACCCTATTCCCGGGCACATATGTGGGAATACATAATCCGGGCAACGTTCTGGCCTTTTCAAAGAAGAAAAAATTCAGAATACATAAATTCCAGTTATTCATTGATGACATGGCTATGTTGAACAACTTCAAGACAATTTAAAGTTTATATTAATAACCTAGACAGTGCGGCAGAATTTCAGGTAACTGACCTTGAAGTAGCAGACATGAGAAGGCATTGGCAACGTTTGGGCACATGAACTGTTAGTGCTTTCAGATCATCCTCATATCCATATGACAATAGAAGATCTGCCTGGTTTGAAAAATGACAGCGCATATTACTAGGTAGCAAATTATATTGATTCATTCGACTCACTCATACACAAGTGTTATCACATAATTATCTACAATGTGCATACCAACAATCAAAAAACTCAAAACCCACACACATTCTGTGATTGATGCCAAAATCTTGAACAATTGACAGTCATAACTATATACACAAAGAATACTACTCTTTTAAAATGACTTGGCAACTTCTTTATCTCATATCAACACAGTTTTGTCATCATTTGCAAAATTACAATTCATGAGACATGAAACTGTCAAATGTTAGTATTTTGTTTATTATGCAGGACCATTTACAtcttataataaatttaaattgcTTTTAAAGAATTTAGACAGGCTCAAAATAAAGCAAGGATGAATATTTTCCATTTTTAGTGTAGATGATTCCTGTTGTCTCATATTTGGGTTACATTTGTACATTTCTTAATCTATATTTTCATGTTCACATAATTTTAGGCTTAaagaaaatatgcaaatgaacCCAATTTATCCAGAGATGTGAATAATTAACTATCTTCATATTTCATACGATCCTAGACATTGTAATAATGTAAAAATTACACTTATATTTACCAAGTATCAGAGTTTTCGTAGCTGAATGTTATTGATTGTGTCTACAAGAGCTAGAAAGTTCAACAAAAACTTGTAGCATGATTAGTCAAAGCAGGATAAAAGAGACTGCAGACCTCATCGAGAATGAGCACTGAAAGTGATTCTTGAAGATCAGTAGCTTTAAGTGTCCCATTCATCAAGCAATTTTTCACACATGCAGGAGTCGACACAAGAATATCAGGGAGCCCTGTCAAAGCCGTTCTCTACAGCGAAGTACCATATCACTtcataataaatattaaaaatggaATAAAACAGCTATCCTGATTTCCAGAATAAATACCCTAAAAACTGATGTCAATACGATAAAGACAAAGAAACCAACCGTTTCACTGGCAGACATGTTTCTGGCCAATTGAACGGCTCGTAACTGCATTTTGCATAATTCAATGAATGACATAACTTCAGAGTAAACCTGAGAAAAGCACAGAGTACAAGATATTAAAGAAGTCACCCAGAAAAACCCAAAAAAATCAACCATGAATCAAGACTCGTAACAAAATATACTTGTTGGCACAATTCCCGTGTTGGCACGAGAATAATCGCGACAGGCGCAAGGTTAACTTTTGAGGTAGAATTCGTGAAAAGCTTCTGAAGCAGTGGAAGCAAATAAGCAAAGGTTTTCCCAGAGCCGGTTTTCGCACGGGCCACCACATCTTTCCCTTCCTGCATACATGGCGTCAAACAAAAGCAAATTAAACTAAAATTCACCAGCCGAAATCTATTGCTGAGTTTGAAAAGCATATAAGGTCGAATAATCCAAATAACAGAAATCCAACTAGTAAAATATACAAGGATAAGTGGGATGGCGACGCGCTGGATAGGAGTGGGATTCTCGATCGATTTTTTGGATAGAGCTCGGATTAGGCGAGGATCCAGGCCTAACTCTTCGAAGCTCGGGTCTTTTTCGAGCTCTTCAAGCTCTTCTTGACCTTCTGATACCGGTTTATCATCTTCCTTTTCTTGTATATCATCTTTCACCATGTCGTCGTTTCGCCTCCGCTTCACCATTGATGAGAAGAATATGCCTTGGAAAAATACGAAGACGATGAAAATAGCGCGAATGGGGAGTTAGGGTTCAAGTTTCAGGTGGATACGGGTTATGAATAAGAAAGATTGTGATGTGGATTAACGTTGGGCCACAAATAGTCAAGCCCAATACGGTAAAAGGAAAGTTTTAGAATTTAATACACTGAAGAGGTTTTTTGGGTAAAATActagttattattattaaattaaaatacataaattgcatgatataaaagaaattttatatttatatattaataatacttTTTAAAATTATCCCTAGACCTTTCAGAGAGTTTGGGattagttttatttattttatttcttttgttcAACTGCTACAAGTTTGAGCTTTAGTTATTAAGAAAACgtgtataaataaatttgattCTTCTACTTTCATACCGCTTTCAATTAGTTTTTACTATTCTATGACTACAACTATTGATGATTTGGTTAAAGATGTAATATCCACCTCCGATTATCAATTCAAACATTTTACCCCCTTAAACTACACAAACTGTCAGCTTAACATTCATTTATCATTAGTcaagtcattttattttttcaagaaaaaattaatatacCAATGATAACGATATAAGCgtttcaaaaaatattattataccaATGATAAACTGGGGCTGGATTTGAAGCTAGATCTAGACAATAAACGTGTTACCGTTGCATCATAACTATACAAATCCATCACAAGATAGATGGAATCAAGAATTCAGCCTTCAGTTGCTTTGCCGCATATATCAAAGATGTGATCCAACGAAGCATGGTAACCTGTCCCTACATCCTTCCTCGCGTAAAGCAATCACTTACTTTAAACACAAACATTCCTCCCTAATAATCGAACCAACATTGCTGAATCATATTATGGATCTAGTTTTCGTACAACTGTTTAGAACGAAAAAGTAGACAACAAAACAATACTTCTGTCATCCGAGGTGGCCTTGATCGTGTAATTCTTCATATCATAGCTTTTTTCAGTTCCCCAATTCTTGAAAACACCTTAGTCTGTACAAAGCAAATGCAATCTAAAATGAGTCCCAAAAAAATGGAAAGGGGAAAGTAAGAAAGATTTAGTATGAATACATACAATGGACAAGGGGGAAGTAAGAAACATATGCTAGCTGGGTTGAAAAATGTACGACCAAGACCATAATACAACCCCAAAACATCATAAGCATACCAGAAAATGTACAATAAAAACTTAGAACAGACCACTTGGAAATCGGACAAATTGAAATCTAAGCAATAGATGTTTACCTTACGATCAGGATCAGCGTAAAGGATATCCACTGGGAAGGGTAACTGCAGGAGGTTGAATACTTATCAGAATACTATGGTAATAAATGTGTGCTCCAAGTATAAACATTCCGAAGTCTCTCCTATATAAGTAGAGTAACAGATTCTTAAGCAAAAAAGAATAAGCAAAATAATTTACCCTTTCAGCAAGTAGACGAGCTTTGTCAGGAGTACCAACAC from the Primulina eburnea isolate SZY01 chromosome 3, ASM2296580v1, whole genome shotgun sequence genome contains:
- the LOC140826434 gene encoding DEAD-box ATP-dependent RNA helicase 16, producing the protein MVKRRRNDDMVKDDIQEKEDDKPVSEGQEELEELEKDPSFEELGLDPRLIRALSKKSIENPTPIQRVAIPLILEGKDVVARAKTGSGKTFAYLLPLLQKLFTNSTSKVNLAPVAIILVPTRELCQQVYSEVMSFIELCKMQLRAVQLARNMSASETRTALTGLPDILVSTPACVKNCLMNGTLKATDLQESLSVLILDEADLLLSYGYEDDLKALTVHVPKRCQCLLMSATSSDDVEKLKKLILHNPYILTLPEVGNVKDDIVPKNVQQFYISCSARDKLVHVLALLKLELVQKKVLIFTNSIDMSFRLKLFFEQFGIKSAVLNAELPQNSRLHILEEFNAGLFDYLIATDDSQKSLEQVQNDKKSLGGKKSRKNSKRKLDAEFSVVRGVDFKNVHTVVNFEMPQIAAGYVHRIGRTGRAYNAGASVSLVSPEEMEIFEEIKSILGEKEIEDSKFIAPFPLLTMNAVESLRYRAEDVARSITKVAVRESRAQDLRNEILNSEKLKAHFQDNPRDLDLLKHDKLLSKKMPAPHLRCVPEYLLDPTTQEASKIVKLARAAMGNTKTTHRKGFKGKFKRSRDPLKTFSAKVPKRAHKTATKKKIEDGNDGR